From Mercenaria mercenaria strain notata chromosome 17, MADL_Memer_1, whole genome shotgun sequence, the proteins below share one genomic window:
- the LOC123536529 gene encoding solute carrier family 45 member 3-like, whose product MDAKSEIRVRARTFSADSMTEENIHLLPAMPLPNPEMVVCSSEPKPAKLSLIKIFLLNAVVCGVEICACSGFTYIPPMLLKSGYTEENMSIILGLGPLLGFILVPIIGRASDRCRSRIGRRRPFILGLSSLLIMSLLIIPYNEKICELIFGIGPVAKSFSLLLLTLGVVLLDFTSQACLTPCEAMLSDSSKETDQQERVFIVYSLMVSLGGFLGYLITAIDWKSTTIGIYFKTQERTVFSMLTSLFSVLLLTTILAAKEKPLISRDYELNVPVGDTMLEVSSTGGESGYDTNGSENGHVVTELELQEQSERTKYTPKRTIIGRLLSLPRSWLRFILTLRFLGAALNLLRLVWISVYEKLPEPFQKLCDIPHVLRHLALAHFCSWTAIMGFNLFFTDFVGNAVYEGNPNAPEDSYLRNRFDEGVRMGSWGLLFHCITSAIYALFVEKLVSRFGCKLTYTFGMTSFIFAMFGMVLVQNVIFVNLMAGVTGFAYATVLTIPFILVSKYHSEKEVYFHDVMPKVSKSPVIPAPVRGIATDIATLDSAYFLSQVVLSCIMGYIVYMTGSVLSYMVTAGVMGVLSLYFIQNVVTCEQEMIGRKLSIHSHNGVL is encoded by the exons ATGGATGCAAAAAGTGAGATACGTGTGCGTGCCCGGACATTTTCGGCAGACAGTATGACTGAagaaaacatacatttattaccTGCAATGCCCTTGCCAAATCCAGAAATGGTTGTCTGTAGCTCGGAACCAAAACCGGCAAaactaagtttgataaaaatatttctgttaaatgcGGTGGTATGTGGCGTGGAAATTTGTGCATGTTCAGGATTTACCTACATTCCACCGATGCTGCTCAAATCTGGTTACACAGAGGAAAATATGAGTATAATCCTTGGTCTCGGACCTCTACTTGGTTTTATACTTGTACCCATTATTGGACGCGCAAGTGATCGCTGTAGGAGCAGGATAGGAAGACGAAGACCTTTCATTCTCGGCTTGTCGTCATTGTTGATTATGTCGTTGTTAATTATACCATATAATGAAAAGATCTGTGAACTAATATTTGGAATAGGTCCAGTTGCCAAAAGTTTTAGCCTTCTGTTGTTAACATTAGGGGTAGTTCTGTTAGATTTTACAAGTCAAGCGTGTTTGACTCCTTGTGAGGCAATGCTGTCTGATTCATCGAAAGAAACTGACCAGCAAGAAAGGGTTTTCATTGTATACTCGCTGATGGTTAGTCTAGGAGGATTTTTAGGTTACTTGATAACTGCAATTGATTGGAAATCAACTACGAttggtatttattttaaaacacaagAAAGAACAGTATTTTCAATGCTAACATCTTTGTTTAGTGTTCTGTTATTAACTACAATTTTAGCAGCCAAAGAGAAACCATTAATATCCAGAGATTATGAGTTGAATGTTCCTGTTGGAGATACTATGTTAGAAGTAAGTAGTACCGGTGGTGAATCAGGTTACGACACAAATGGGTCAGAAAATGGACATGTGGTGACTGAACTTGAGCTGCAAGAACAAagtgaaagaacaaaatatactccAAAACGAACAATCATTGGGAGATTATTATCCCTACCAAGATCATGGTTGAGATTTATTTTGACGTTAAGATTTTTGGGCGCTGCATTGAACTTATTGCGCCTAGTTTGGATTAGTGTTTATGAAAAGTTACCAGAACCGTTTCAGAAGCTCTGTGATATCCCTCATGTTTTACGTCATCTGGCGCTCGCTCATTTTTGTAGCTGGACTGCAATAATGGGATTTAACCTGTTCTTTACAGACTTTGTCGGAAATGCTGTCTATGAAGGAAACCCAAATGCACCGGAAGATTCGTACTTGCGGAACAGATTTGACGAGGGTGTACGAATGGGAAGCTGGGGACTTCTGTTTCACTGTATAACATCAGCAATATATGCTCTATTTGTTGAAAAATTAGTGAGTCGTTTTGGCTGCAAGTTGACTTACACGTTCGGGATGACGTCGTTCATATTCGCCATGTTTGGAATGGTTCTAGTCCAGAATGTGATATTTGTGAATTTAATGGCGGGAGTCACAGGGTTTGCCTATGCAACCGTTTTAACCATTCCATTCATTCTGGTGTCAAAATATCACAGTGAGAAAGAG GTATATTTTCATGATGTGATGCCCAAAGTTTCCAAGTCACCTGTAATCCCTGCCCCCGTGCGAGGCATAGCTACAGACATTGCTACACTGGACAGCGCGTATTTCCTCTCCCAAGTTGTACTGTCATGTATTATGGGATATATAGTGTACATGACAGGTTCTGTTCTGTCATATATGGTAACAGCAGGCGTGATGGGAGTATTGTCATTGTATTTCATACAGAATGTTGTTACATGTGAACAAGAAATGATCGGTAGAAAACTGTCAATACACAGTCATAATGGTGTTTTATGA